The Thermotoga caldifontis AZM44c09 genomic interval CTCACAGGGGACGATAACACAAACTTCATGGTCGCGAGCGTTGCCAAGAGGTTTTTCGGCGTGAAGAGGGTCATCGCGCGTGTGAACGAACCGGCGAACGAAGACATCTTCAAAGAATTCGATATCGAGATCGTATCGCCAACGCGGCTTGCAGCGATGAAAGTCTTGTCCGAATTAGGGGTGCACGAAACTTGAAGGTAGTCATCATAGGTGGCCACAAGATCGCGTACTATCTCGCTCGGATGATGATATCAAAGGGTTACCACGTCTACATAGTGAACAAAGATCCCCGTGCTTGCGAGCAGCTCGCGAAGAGTCTTTCTGCAGTTGTGATCCTCGGTGATGGGAGCAAGAAGAATGTGCTCGAGCAGCTCAGGCTCAGCAGCGAAGATCTTGTGGTCATACTGACGAACACCGACCGTGACAACCTCATAATCTCGCAGATGGTTCGCCATTACTATGGGGTGGAACGAATAGTCACGCTCGTGAATGATCCCGAAGATATAGAGATCTTTCACCGGCTGGGTGTGAAAGCGGCCGTGAGTCCAACTAACATCTTGCTCCAGACAATCCAGGGTCTATTGCTCGTCGACGAAATCGAAGAGTTCTCCATGGTTGAGGAAGGAAGGCTCGTTTTCCTTCGACTCGAGATACCTGAAACTTCTCCATCCGCTCACAAAAAGTTGAAGGAGATCCCTCTTCCAAACAGCTGTGTGATCGGTGCCATCATCAGGAACAACACGGTGGTCATACCCCGTGGAGAAGTCGAACTTCTTCCCGAAGATAGAGTGATGGTCCTGTGCGAGCCAAGCGTTCAATCTCAAGTGATACATTTACTTGTCGGTGAGTGATTATGAGATTGACGCTGCAGGAATACCGCGTTGTTTTCAGTACACTGAGTAAACTTTTGAGGTTTTTCTCTCTGATACTTCTTCTTCCTCTGGTGTGGATTTTTTCTGAACCCAGTTTCTTCCAGTGCATTCTGTCATTTTCGATACCTTCCGCTGTCGCGTTCATCCTCGGTTTTGTCTTGCAACGTTTCTCACACACTACGGAGTTTGATGTCATAACCGTCAAAGAAGGAGCAGTGATCGTGCTCTTCTCCTGGACGACGGTCATAGTCCTCTCCGCTTTGCCTTACATGCTTTGTGGGTTGCTCAATTTCTCGCAAGCCATTTTTGAAGCTACGAGCGGCTGGACAACGACGGGCTTAACGATGTTTCCTGTGGTTGAGGCTCTTCCCAAGCCGGTGCTCTTCTGGAGGAGCTTAACCCAATATCTGGGGGGCGCAGGCTTCGCCGTCATAGTGATGAGTATGATCATAGGTCCTACGGGCCTTGGTTTTTACCAGGCAGAAGGACGCGTTGACAACATCGCACCAAACATAAGGCATTCAACAAGATTGATCGTCACCTACTATCTTCTGTACGCGGTCGCCGGAACGATCGCGTTGATGATCAGCGGGCTCAATCTCTTCGATGCGCTGAACCATTCTTTTACGGCACTCGCCACAGGTGGATTTTCGACGAAGAACAAAAGCGTCGCAGCTTTCGATAACCTATCAACAGAGTTGATTCTGATGTTTCTCATGTTTCTCGGGTCTATCGGTTTCGGTATTCACCATGCATTCTGGAGTAGAGACTGGCATGCGCTCAGAAAGAACAGTGAACCCAAGCAGATGATCGTGTTGATCCTGTTAGGTACTGTGTGTGTTTCTCTGGCGGGTGTTGGCAAAGTGTTTCCAACATTTTCAGACAGCTTGCGTCACAGCATTTTCCAAGTTGTCTCTGCCCTCACCGGGACAGGTTTTTCCACAGTAGATCTAAAGTCGTGGCTCGGTTTTCCAACAGGTCTCTTCGTTCTTGTGGTTCTCATGCTGCTCGGAGGTTGTATGGATTCAACCTCGGGCGGTATAAAACAGTACAGGCTCACCGTGCTCTTCAAAACGTTCGGAATGTCACTCAGAAAATTTCTGCTCCCAAAGACTTCCGTTGTGTATGTAGAGATATGGAAAGGGTCCGCCAGAAGGTATCTCGATCCTCAACTCATCAAAGAAGCTTTCATCACGAGTGCCGCGTACATTTTGTCCTATGCCCTGGGTGTACTGATGTTGACGTTCTACGGTTACAGTTTGGAACAGGCAATGTTTGAATTTGCCTCGGCTCTCGCGGGGGTAGGGCTTTCGTGCGGAGTCACATCACCGAGCATGCCACTCGGCGCGATGTGGACACTGATCGTCGGAATGTTCATGGGAAGGCTCGAGTTCCTCGTAGTCGTGTACGCACTGGCAAAGATCTTTTCAGATGCGCTCAGGTCATTTCCTAAGCAGGCTTGAATTTCTCCAGTCCTTCAGATACATGGGCCATCCTTGCGAAGGTGAACTGTTGACTTCGTACAGCAACAAACTGTTGTCAGTTTTCAGTACGAGCAAACCTGAATCAGACATCTTCATCTTGCCAGACACTCGAGCAGAAAGAGGCTCCTGAAGGATCTTCGAACCGTCTCTGGTAGACAGCAAGTACAGAACATCACCGGCGGCGAGCAGACCGCTCTGTGTCAGCAGAATCGTTCTCGCAGAGAGGTTCTCACTCGCCCACAGAACGTTACCAGAAAGATCGAGTGCGTAGACGCTACCAGAATCGTCACACACATAAAGCGTCTTACCGTCACTTACTCCCTGAACCAGACTCGCACCAAAAGTTTTCGACCATGCGATCTTACCATCTTTGATCCGAACGCACCACACGGTTTTCTCACCTATCACGAAAACAAGTTCATCTGTGAGAACGATTTCAGCCGATTTACACGTTTCAGTCATGGTCCACCAAACCTCTTTTCCAGAGAAATCCACAAGGTGTAGGATCCCAAGCCAATCGAGCGCGAATATTCCGTAACCTTCATGCACTGCCGGCGGACATACGAGCCAGCCTGTCAGACGAACTCTGTTCACACTATCGCCTGTGATTGATTCGAATATGTACATCGTTCCATCGTCGTCGACAGCGACGAATGCCTGAGGAGTTCTCGCCGCAGCGATAGAGACATTCGATTCAAGTGGGATCTTTTTTGTCCTGTCGGAGAGTACGTAAATGCTCTTGTCCCAGGAGCCCAGGACGATCGAACCATCATCAAGAAGCACCGGATCTGCGGTGAGTATGAGTGCCACCTTGTTCGACTGCACTCTGAAACTGCTAAGGTCCACTATGAGCAAACTACCATCGAGGCATGACAGATACAGCTCCTTGCCGATCGCCGGGCTCGTGCTGACCTTCTGCGGGAGTTTCACTTCCCCAAGGAAATTCAGAGGCCTTGTTCTGGTCTTTTCCTGAACCGTGCTCACAGGCGAAGCAGTTTGTTGCTGAACCTGCATCGAACCTGTCAACTTCATCAGATCTATGCCATGCACAGTAGCATATTTCACGTTGTTCGCAACAGTCTGGAACAATTTGATAGAACTGGGTAACACGTTTGCCGCGGTCAGTCCACCTTTGCTTGTAACGATGTAGAGATAGTCTCCGTGATTGGTGACGGAGACTGCCGATACGTTCACTTTATCGAGCAGCGACATGTCGGCTCTGGAAAGCAGGAGCAGGGCCCCATCGGTTGATAAGACAACGAGATTGTTCCGCACGAGAAAGATCTGTTTGAAATCCAGAATGAATTTGTGCTTTGATTCGAGTACCGGAACCTTTTCAGAGATGTTCATGATGTAGAATTCCTTTTTCGTGGAGAACATCAAGCTACTACCAACGATCTGAAAGTTGTTTATAGGATCCGGCGCCGCTACTTCCCAGATCCTTTTGAAATTCGCATCGAAAGCCACGATCTTACCGCCGGTCAGCGTGATGAGCATGTCGGAATAGACAGCGACTGCCGAAATCTTCTCGTTCAGAGTGTAAGAAGCTTTGAAGTTCAAATTCTCATCGAAGACCGTGATCGAGTAATCGTGTACAACGTAAAGATCCCGTATGAGAACAGCATCAAGGGCCTTACGGTTCAGCTCGACAGTTTTCACGGAACGTAAGTTTTCGTCCAGGATTTCGAGGCTCGCAGACCGTAAAATGTACAAATACCTGGAACCAGGCAACACCTTGAGCACTCCAGGCATGTTCACACTGGCAATCTTCACCGGGAGCAGTGGAACAGAGACATCGTAGAGCTCTACGGTTTCGTCTTTGACGACGTACAGAGTTGCACCGTACATCAGACTCGAGACGATGAGCAAGCCGACGAACAAGGCCCTTCCCATTCGACAGCACCTCAAAGTTTATGATACCAGCTTTTCAAGACGACTCTTGAACCACCAGGTGAGTAGCGCGTTGAGAGCGTAAAAGAGGGAACTGATCAAAAGCAACTTCGTGTAGTCTGCGGGTCCTTCGACGATCCAGCCGTACAGATAGGCGGCAAAAGCTCTGGAGGAGTTGTTGAGAAGATTGCCAAGACCGTTCGCCGACATGATCATGCTGTCAGGAAGATTGTTGAAAACCAGTACAGTGAAAGAAGGGTTCACCATGTTCATCAGCATGAACCTCACGACGTAGAGTATAGAGAAGGTAACAGGATCCCTGATGAACGATATCGACAGCATCAATGGAACGACCGAGGTGTAACAGATCAAGAGCATTCTCAGTGCTCCGAACCTTTTCTGCAAAAAGCCACTACTCAAGCTCCCTGCCGCTGTCATCAACTGTGCAAGGGCCATGATCAAACCGACGTAGGTCAGCGAGAAACCAAAAAGATCGTGAAACATCAAATTGCTGAAGTTGAGGAACAATCCTGCCCCGAATCCCACCAGAACGTTCGAAAGAACATAGTACGAAAGGACTCGCTTTTGAACCGCGTCGAGGGAAAGCCTTCTCAGAAATTGAGAGTCACCACCCACATGTTGAACTTTGCTGACCAGTGAAGCAGCAACAAGCTGCAAGCCCGCAGCCAGCAACAGTGTGAAAGTATAACCAAGTCGGTCCGCCATCGTCCCACCCAGCACGTTCCCCAGAACGTTGGCAAGCATGGAAAGTGAAAATTGTGAGCCGAAGACGGAGTATCTTTCTTTGATCCCTGTACCACCAAGCAGTACCGTTGTGAAGACGATACCCGATAAGCTCGATATGGCGCCTGAAACGAGGGCAAGAAAAATCTGCGCAGGAAAGTTGTACACGATGGCCCTCAAGACCATGATAACCCCGACCGTCAAGCTGGAAAAGAGGAGTAACTTCCTCCTGTCACACTTACTCAAAATCAGTGCGAGGACCAAACCGAATATGGCACTTCCCCACAAATTAGCCGAGACAATGGCACTGATCTGCTCGTTGGTGAAGTGCCGTTTGCGCATGTGCAGATTGAAGGTTATCCCGTACGCCTGTGCGGCAAAGCCGCTCAGTAACGTAAACGCGTAAAGAATGCGTCTCGATCTGCTCACAGAAGTGAATTATAAGCCTGTGCTCGTGAACTACTACTCACATGGCCGTTAACAGAATCGTGTGTATCGTCTGTTATCTCTGTGTTTGCTTGACTGGAGAGAAGTCGGAGCGTACAATAAGAGCAGAAACAAACGTACGTACATGGGGAGGGATCGCGCCATAACTCCGAAGTACAGAGTCATCGAACAGTTCCTGATGTCACAGATAAAATCTGGAATATACAAACCCGGAGCGAAGTTACCCACAGAACTGGAGTTGATGGAGAAATTTGGGGCAAGCAGAGAAACTGTTCGTAAGGCTCTGGACCGGCTCGTGGTGCGAGGAATAATAGTCAGAAAGCCTGGCGTTGGCTCTTTCGTCAATTCCAGTATTGGCAGCAACGTCGTTGGTATCATCGTTCAGCAGATAACCAGTTACATATTCCCTTACGTCGTCTTTGGTGCAGAAGAATACCTGTTCAGTAACGGATACAAGATGCTCCTTGGGAATGCTTCGGAAGATCCCTCACGTGAGAAACAGATCATCCAAGAGTGGGTGGAGTCCGGAGTCACGGGGCTCATTGTGGATCCAGTTTACAGTGCGACGAGACGCTCTAACAGGGACTACATCAAATCGCTGGTGAAACAGGGTATCAGGGTCGTCATCGTGCACACGGATTGGAACATAGAAGGTGCTGGCTGTGTCGTGCTGGATGACGCGTACGGCGGAACGAAGGCGGCCGAGATATTCCATCAGTACGGCCACAGGAGAGTGGCAGTCCTTTACAAATCGATACATTTGCCGAGCCTCATCAGGGCGATGAGTTTCATTCAGCGAGGACGAGAACTTGGTTTCGAAAAGATCTACGAAAAATCCTTCAACGTGTCTGAATTCACGGGAGTACCGATGCAACTGGCATACGAACTACTCACTATGCCCAAGCAAATGCGGCCCACGGCGGTTTTTTGCTACAACGACGCGACAGCCTTACAGTTGAGGCTTGTAGCGAAGAGATTAGGCATGAGCATTCCTGAAGACCTGTCAGTGATCGGTTTTGACGAT includes:
- a CDS encoding NAD-binding protein, which codes for MKVVIIGGHKIAYYLARMMISKGYHVYIVNKDPRACEQLAKSLSAVVILGDGSKKNVLEQLRLSSEDLVVILTNTDRDNLIISQMVRHYYGVERIVTLVNDPEDIEIFHRLGVKAAVSPTNILLQTIQGLLLVDEIEEFSMVEEGRLVFLRLEIPETSPSAHKKLKEIPLPNSCVIGAIIRNNTVVIPRGEVELLPEDRVMVLCEPSVQSQVIHLLVGE
- a CDS encoding TrkH family potassium uptake protein, whose product is MRLTLQEYRVVFSTLSKLLRFFSLILLLPLVWIFSEPSFFQCILSFSIPSAVAFILGFVLQRFSHTTEFDVITVKEGAVIVLFSWTTVIVLSALPYMLCGLLNFSQAIFEATSGWTTTGLTMFPVVEALPKPVLFWRSLTQYLGGAGFAVIVMSMIIGPTGLGFYQAEGRVDNIAPNIRHSTRLIVTYYLLYAVAGTIALMISGLNLFDALNHSFTALATGGFSTKNKSVAAFDNLSTELILMFLMFLGSIGFGIHHAFWSRDWHALRKNSEPKQMIVLILLGTVCVSLAGVGKVFPTFSDSLRHSIFQVVSALTGTGFSTVDLKSWLGFPTGLFVLVVLMLLGGCMDSTSGGIKQYRLTVLFKTFGMSLRKFLLPKTSVVYVEIWKGSARRYLDPQLIKEAFITSAAYILSYALGVLMLTFYGYSLEQAMFEFASALAGVGLSCGVTSPSMPLGAMWTLIVGMFMGRLEFLVVVYALAKIFSDALRSFPKQA
- a CDS encoding outer membrane protein assembly factor BamB family protein, which produces MGRALFVGLLIVSSLMYGATLYVVKDETVELYDVSVPLLPVKIASVNMPGVLKVLPGSRYLYILRSASLEILDENLRSVKTVELNRKALDAVLIRDLYVVHDYSITVFDENLNFKASYTLNEKISAVAVYSDMLITLTGGKIVAFDANFKRIWEVAAPDPINNFQIVGSSLMFSTKKEFYIMNISEKVPVLESKHKFILDFKQIFLVRNNLVVLSTDGALLLLSRADMSLLDKVNVSAVSVTNHGDYLYIVTSKGGLTAANVLPSSIKLFQTVANNVKYATVHGIDLMKLTGSMQVQQQTASPVSTVQEKTRTRPLNFLGEVKLPQKVSTSPAIGKELYLSCLDGSLLIVDLSSFRVQSNKVALILTADPVLLDDGSIVLGSWDKSIYVLSDRTKKIPLESNVSIAAARTPQAFVAVDDDGTMYIFESITGDSVNRVRLTGWLVCPPAVHEGYGIFALDWLGILHLVDFSGKEVWWTMTETCKSAEIVLTDELVFVIGEKTVWCVRIKDGKIAWSKTFGASLVQGVSDGKTLYVCDDSGSVYALDLSGNVLWASENLSARTILLTQSGLLAAGDVLYLLSTRDGSKILQEPLSARVSGKMKMSDSGLLVLKTDNSLLLYEVNSSPSQGWPMYLKDWRNSSLLRK
- a CDS encoding MFS transporter; protein product: MSRSRRILYAFTLLSGFAAQAYGITFNLHMRKRHFTNEQISAIVSANLWGSAIFGLVLALILSKCDRRKLLLFSSLTVGVIMVLRAIVYNFPAQIFLALVSGAISSLSGIVFTTVLLGGTGIKERYSVFGSQFSLSMLANVLGNVLGGTMADRLGYTFTLLLAAGLQLVAASLVSKVQHVGGDSQFLRRLSLDAVQKRVLSYYVLSNVLVGFGAGLFLNFSNLMFHDLFGFSLTYVGLIMALAQLMTAAGSLSSGFLQKRFGALRMLLICYTSVVPLMLSISFIRDPVTFSILYVVRFMLMNMVNPSFTVLVFNNLPDSMIMSANGLGNLLNNSSRAFAAYLYGWIVEGPADYTKLLLISSLFYALNALLTWWFKSRLEKLVS
- a CDS encoding GntR family transcriptional regulator, producing the protein MGRDRAITPKYRVIEQFLMSQIKSGIYKPGAKLPTELELMEKFGASRETVRKALDRLVVRGIIVRKPGVGSFVNSSIGSNVVGIIVQQITSYIFPYVVFGAEEYLFSNGYKMLLGNASEDPSREKQIIQEWVESGVTGLIVDPVYSATRRSNRDYIKSLVKQGIRVVIVHTDWNIEGAGCVVLDDAYGGTKAAEIFHQYGHRRVAVLYKSIHLPSLIRAMSFIQRGRELGFEKIYEKSFNVSEFTGVPMQLAYELLTMPKQMRPTAVFCYNDATALQLRLVAKRLGMSIPEDLSVIGFDDAPIGDFRDVLSTFAHPKEEVGRKAAGILLKMLQGGEAEKCVLQPEFVERSSVAGPVM